GTCTGCATGCCGGGCACGCACAGCAAATGGGTGCGGCTCGAAGACGGCGCCGTCAGCGGCTTCTCCACTTTCATGACCGGCGAATTGTTCGACGTGATCTCCAAGCACTCGATCCTCAGCCACTCGATCGCCGAGGCGCACGCGTTTTCCGGCGACCACCCCGCCTTTGCGGCGGCGGTTGCCGAGGCGCGCACCAATCCGGCGCTTGCCACCAGCCTGATCTTCGGCGCGCGCTCCGGCCAACTGCTGCACGGCGCAAGCGCGACCGACGCCAAGGCGTTGCTTTCGGGCACGCTGATCGGGCTTGAGATCGCCGGCGCACTGGCTTCGGCCAAGACGATCGACAGCATCTGCCTCGTCGCCGCCGGTTCCCTCGGCACGCTCTATCAGGCGGCGCTCGAAAGCCTCGACTGCCCGCTCCAGGTGGTCGATGCCGACACCGCCGTCCGCTCCGGCCTTTCGACCGCCGCCCAGGCGATCTGGCCCCTCTGAACGAAAGACACGCTCATGACCCGCATTCCCTTTCCGTCGATGAAGTACCCGCTGATCGCCATCCTGCGTGGCCTCAAGCCCGAGGAAACCGCAGGCGTCGTCGGCGCTCTGATCGAAACCGGCTTCACCGCGATCGAGATCCCGCTGAACTCGCCCGATCCGTTCCGCTCGATCGAGACCGCCGTGAAGATGGCGCCCGAGGGCTGCCTGATCGGCGCCGGCACAGTGCTGACGACGGCGCAGGTGGAACAGCTTGCCGATGTGGGCGGCCGCCTGATGGTGAGCCCGAATGTCGAGCCGGCGGTCATCTCGCTTGCCGCAAAGAAGGGCATGGTTACCATGCCGGGCGTGCTGACCCCGACCGAGGCACTTTCGGCCGCGGCAGCGGGCGCCACCGGCCTCAAATTCTTTCCGGCAAGCGTGCTCGGGCCGTCGGGCATCATCGCCATCCGCGCGATCCTGCCGCCGGAGTTGGAAATCGCTGCCGTCGGCGGGGTTTCGGACGCGAACTTCGGCGACTATGCCAAGGCCGGCATCCGCAGCTTCGGCCTCGGATCGAGCCTCTACAAGCCCGGCATGAGCGCGGCCGAAGTCCGCGAGCGCGCCGTTGCCACCATCAAGGCCTACGACGCCGTCTACGGAGCACAGTGATGAGCGACACCATTCCCTTTGCCGGCAGCATTCTCTGCGAAGCGACGTCGATCCTCGGCGAAGGCCCGACCTATGATCCGGCGACCGGCACCGCCTGGTGGTTCAACATCAAGGGTCAGGAACTGCATGAACTGCACCTGGAAAGCGGGCGCAAGACCGTGCATGCCCTGCCCTTCCTCGGCAGCGTGCTCGCCGTCATCGATCCGGCCCGGCAACTGATTGCCTCCGACCAGGGTCTCTTTGTCAGGGATACGCGGACCGGCGCCCTCAGCGTGCTCACCACGCTTGAGGACAAGCCGATCAATCGCTCGAACGACGGCCGGGTCCATGCGTCCGGTTCGCTGTGGATCGGCACCATGGGTCGCAGCGCCGAAAAGGGATCGGGCGCGATCTATCACGTCGCCGGCACCAGGGTGACGAAGCTCTACGACGCCATCACCATTCCCAACAGCATCTGCTTCTCGCCGGATGGAACCGTCGCCTATTTCGTAGACACCGACATCAACCACCTGATGCGCGTCGACATCGATGCCGAGACGGGACTGCCCAAGGGCGAACCGAGCCTGCTCGTCGATGGCAGCGGTGAAGCTGGCGGCATCGACGGTTCCGTCTGCGATGCCGACGGCCTGATCTGGAACGCCCGCTGGGGCAGCGGCACGGTCGACGTCTACCGGCCCGACGGCGCGCGCATCGCGCGTTACGCGATGCCGACGACGCAGCCCAGCTGCACAGCCTTCATCGGGCCGAAGGCTGACCGCATGCTGGTGACATCCGCCTGGCAGGACATGGACGAGGCAACGCGTGCGGCGGACCCGCATGCCGGCAAGACCTTCGACCTCGGCATCAGCGTCAAGGGCCGGTTCGAGCCGTCTTTCCGTCTCTGACCGGAAATTCCTGGCCACGGGACTCTTGGCGAAGCGCCAATAAAAAGTCATACAATTCAGCCAC
The nucleotide sequence above comes from Ensifer sp. PDNC004. Encoded proteins:
- a CDS encoding 2-dehydro-3-deoxygalactonokinase translates to MTAAYYAAVDWGTTSFRLWIIGEDGTVLAERRSGEGMTTANKTGFHAILEKHLAAVDAPGHLPAIICGMAGAKQGWVEAGYLDTPAALADIASHAVAVPDLDRDIRILPGLAQRDRRHPDVMRGEETQLLGAAGDLGRGRHLVCMPGTHSKWVRLEDGAVSGFSTFMTGELFDVISKHSILSHSIAEAHAFSGDHPAFAAAVAEARTNPALATSLIFGARSGQLLHGASATDAKALLSGTLIGLEIAGALASAKTIDSICLVAAGSLGTLYQAALESLDCPLQVVDADTAVRSGLSTAAQAIWPL
- a CDS encoding 2-dehydro-3-deoxy-6-phosphogalactonate aldolase; amino-acid sequence: MTRIPFPSMKYPLIAILRGLKPEETAGVVGALIETGFTAIEIPLNSPDPFRSIETAVKMAPEGCLIGAGTVLTTAQVEQLADVGGRLMVSPNVEPAVISLAAKKGMVTMPGVLTPTEALSAAAAGATGLKFFPASVLGPSGIIAIRAILPPELEIAAVGGVSDANFGDYAKAGIRSFGLGSSLYKPGMSAAEVRERAVATIKAYDAVYGAQ
- a CDS encoding SMP-30/gluconolactonase/LRE family protein, whose translation is MSDTIPFAGSILCEATSILGEGPTYDPATGTAWWFNIKGQELHELHLESGRKTVHALPFLGSVLAVIDPARQLIASDQGLFVRDTRTGALSVLTTLEDKPINRSNDGRVHASGSLWIGTMGRSAEKGSGAIYHVAGTRVTKLYDAITIPNSICFSPDGTVAYFVDTDINHLMRVDIDAETGLPKGEPSLLVDGSGEAGGIDGSVCDADGLIWNARWGSGTVDVYRPDGARIARYAMPTTQPSCTAFIGPKADRMLVTSAWQDMDEATRAADPHAGKTFDLGISVKGRFEPSFRL